In the Drosophila takahashii strain IR98-3 E-12201 chromosome 3R, DtakHiC1v2, whole genome shotgun sequence genome, one interval contains:
- the LOC108057661 gene encoding transcription elongation regulator 1 isoform X2 codes for MEASLEESMDSDHASSPISKPEAKESPPGVGLNGNGSGSGGGSGSASQEPPNNGVAIGKEKPSEAQWTKPFNAFSGRPIGEHTAQQQALQQQQQQPPPQQQQSQPQQLQQPPPGAHGVTGPPEIWVETKAEDGRSYYYHAVTRETTWTRPEGPTVKIMTQAEVEEMAKRPAQAGKAEAKATETPGEVPAVSTHLTSQPPPHLMSQPPPNAAAPLLSQPPPNVRQQPPPMFQPPGMQPPPGFGQPPFCMPPPAYGFPGGAPPGAAPWGVGIPPWQQQQQHLHGGQDNKPAKSLIIKPGVIDPAVIARAAEWSEHRAPDGRPYYFHAARGESVWEKPQALRDMEAARMAAHSGVAPAVAPTGLPPHLLPNPMMHMPPGSAPPGFDPHAAFAAAAAAMKANSENTKAAQAAALEKEAKKAAEEKRKKEEEQKKAAATAKQTDKSRPVTSTPIAGTPWCVVWTGDARVFFYNPSTRTSVWDRPEDLMNREDVDKAVNERPEQLKTPQEKSADADQKSSEEAAQEQAQAQVQAQQLEQVQRVDADDDDDDEVIKIRTESESSVEEVPTKRVRMISKSKRAEDAALEAEQRAAKERALVPLEMRVTQFKEMLREKDVSAFSTWEKELHKIVFDPRYLLLTSKERKQVFEKYVKDRAEEERKEKRNKMRQKREDFRSLMEEARLHGKSSFSEFSQKNAKEERYRAIEKVRERESLFNEYIVEVRRREKEDKQMKKEQPLASRLQHKCTTQNTKIHNSNSIKNHLYNHLKSQFRPPSVIAVH; via the exons ATGGAAGCGAGTTTAGAGGAGAGCATGGACAGCGACCACGCCAGTTCGCCGATCAGCAAGCCGGAGGCGAAGGAATCCCCGCCAGGAGTGGGGCTCAATGGAAATGGCAGTGGTAGTGGTGGTGGTAGCGGCAGTGCCAGTCAGGAGCCCCCGAATAATGGCGTTGCTATAGGCAAGGAAAAACCAAGCGAGGCCCAGTG GACCAAGCCGTTTAATGCATTCAGCGGACGACCAATTGGGGAGCACACAGCCCAGCAGCAggcgctgcagcagcagcaacagcagccaccgccgcaacagcagcagtcgcAGCCTCAGCAGCTGCAACAACCTCCTCCGGGGGCACACGGAGTGACGGGACCTCCTGAAATCTGGGTAGAAACCAAGGCGGAGGACGGCCGCTCCTACTATTACCATGCGGTAACCAGGGAAACCACTTGGACCCGTCCCGAGGGACCCACGGTCAAAATAATGACCCAGGCCGAGGTGGAGGAGATGGCCAAGCGACCGGCCCAAGCAGGCAAGGCAGAGGCCAAGGCAACCGAGACGCCCGGCGAGGTACCGGCGGTGTCTACGCATCTTACCTCGCAACCACCTCCGCACCTGATGAGCCAGCCACCACCAAATGCGGCAGCTCCGCTGCTTTCCCAGCCGCCCCCAAATGTGCGCCAGCAACCGCCGCCCATGTTCCAGCCACCTGGTATGCAGCCGCCTCCCGGGTTTGGACAGCCGCCGTTTTGCATGCCGCCGCCGGCCTACGGGTTTCCTGGAGGTGCGCCTCCAGGTGCAGCACCTTGGGGCGTGGGCATTCCGccatggcagcaacaacagcagcactTGCATGGCGGGCAGGACAACAAGCCAGCCAAGTCGCTGATCATCAAGCCGGGCGTTATCGATCCGGCGGTTATTGCTCGGGCAGCAGAGTGGTCAGAGCATCGTGCTCCCGACGGCAGACCGTACTACTTTCATGCCGCTCGCGGGGAGAGTGTCTGGGAGAAGCCGCAGGCACTGAGGGACATGGAGGCCGCCAGAATGGCTGCCCACTCTGGCGTGGCGCCCGCTGTGGCTCCGACCGGACTACCTCCCCATCTGCTGCCCAATCCTATGATGCACATGCCACCGGGCTCAGCGCCACCGGGATTCGACCCGCATGCCGCTTTTGCGGCCGCTGCTGCAGCAATGAAAGCGAATTCGGAGAACACCAAGGCGGCGCAGGCTGCCGCTCTCGAAAAGGAGGCCAAGAAGGCGGCGGAGGAGAAGCggaagaaggaggaggagcagaagaAGGCGGCGGCCACAGCCAAGCAGACGGACAAGAGTCGACCGGTGACAAGTACACCCATCGCTGGAACGCCCTGGTGCGTCGTGTGGACAGGAGATGCACGCGTCTTCTTCTATAATCCCTCGACGAGGACTTCGGTTTGGGATCGCCCCGAGGATTTAATGAATCGCGAGGATGTTGACAAGGCGGTTAACGAACGTCCCGAGCAACTGAAGACCCCGCAGGAGAAGTCGGCTGATGCGGATCAGAAATCCAGCGAGGAGGCTGCACAGGAACAGGCTCAAGCCCAAGTTCAGGCCCAGCAGTTGGAACAGGTGCAACGCGTGGATGcagatgatgacgatgacgacgagGTCATCAAGATACGCACCGAGTCAGAGTCCAGTGTGGAGGAGGTACCCACCAAACGAGTGCGAATGA TTTCTAAGTCAAAGCGGGCCGAGGATGCCGCCCTAGAAGCTGAGCAGCGAGCGGCTAAGGAGCGGGCCCTGGTGCCCTTGGAGATGCGCGTCACTCAATTCAAGGAGATGCTTAGAGAGAAGGACGTATCTGCTTTTAGCACCTGGGAAAAGGAGCTTCACAAGATCGTGTTCGATCCACGATATCTGCTGCTGACTTCGAAGGAACGCAAACAggtatttgaaaaatatgtcaAGGATCGGGCCGAGGAAGAGCGTAAGGAGAAGCGGAACAAGATGCGTCAGAAGCGAGAGGACTTCCGCAGCCTAATGGAAGAAGCCAGGCTGCACGGCAA ATCCTCGTTCTCGGAGTTTAGCCAGAAGAACGCGAAGGAAGAACGGTACCGGGCCATCGAGAAGGTCCGCGAGCGCGAGAGTCTCTTCAACGAGTACATTGTGGAAGTGCGGCGTCGCGAAAAGGAGGACAAGCAGATGAAGAAAGAGCAG CCACTAGCTAGCAGGTTACAGCACAAATGCACCACCCAAAACACCAAAAtacacaacagcaacagcatcaAGAACCACCTGTACAACCACCTCAAGAGCCAATTCCGCCCGCCGTCTGTCATCGCCGTCCACTGA